The Planctellipticum variicoloris DNA window GATCCCCGCCAGGGACCGGCGGTCCGCTGCCGCGACGTGGCGATTGGCTACGCCGAGCGGAAAATTGCTGACGACATCACGCTGGAAATCGATCACGGCACGCGGGCGGCGATCGTGGGAGACAACGGCCAGGGGAAAACCACGTTCCTGCGGACGCTCGTCGACTCCCTGAAGCCGCTGGCGGGCGACGTTCGCTGGGGTCACGGCTGCCAGATCGGTGTCTACGCCCAGCACGTCTACACCAGCCTGCCCGAGAAGCAGACTGTTCTCGATTACCTCTATGCCCAGGCGGCGCCGGGAACCCGCGACCAGCAGATTCTGGATCTGGCGGGCGCCATGCTGTTCCGCGGCGAAGCGGTGCAGAAGAAAGTCTCGGTCCTCTCCGGCGGCGAGCGCGCCCGGCTCTGCATGGCCGGTCTGCTCCTCAGTCAGTGCAACGTTCTGATCCTCGACGAACCGGGCAACCACCTCGACGTTGACACGATCGAAGCCCTCGCCGAGGCGTTGATCGCCTACAAGGGGACGGTGATCTTCACCAGCCACGACCGGCACTTCATGAAGCGGGTGGCCAACTGCATCATCGAAGTCCGCGACGGCCGGGTTACCCTCTACGGCGGTCAGTACGACGCGTATCTGTACTCGGTCAACAAGGAGATCGAAGAAGGCGAGCGCGAAGAAGCCGCCCGCCGGGCGAAGGTTCCCCCGGTTCCGGGCCGCGAATCGACGCCGGTCGCCAAAGGACCGAAGAAGAACGAACGCGAACTGCGGAAAGAGATGTCGACCGTCGAGAAAACAATCGCACGGCTCGACGACGAGAAGAAGAAGGTCCACGCGGCGCTGATGCAGGCGACAGACGCGATTGAAGCAATGAGGCTGCACGATGAGCAGGAGGCGATTGCCGCGCAGCTCGTCGACGCCGAAGAACGCTGGTGTGAACTGCAGGCGGAACTGGAAGAGTAAGAGTTCTCGGGGAGACGCAGAGGGAAGAGGAGTTCGCGGAGAAGAACCAGAATTTGACGCAACGACATAGCGCGTTGAATCGCGAAGGCAAAACGGCAGGTTCTGACGACGAACCGCAGTTGGCGCGTCATGAGGCCCGGTCAGGGGCGAATCCCTGTCGCCCAGCGGCGTAAATCCTGGGCGACTCGCTCTGTAGCCCGTTTCAGGACGGCGCGTTACAAATTCGGCCACACGTCGTTCCCGAATATTCCGTCAGGACGTCGCATGTCGACAGTACCGGCCGTCAAGCCACCGCGCCTTACTTCGCTGGACCAGTTCCGCGGCTACACCATGCTGGGAATGCTGCTGGTCAATTTCCTCGGCGGATACTCGATCTGTCCGCGAATTCTTAAACACTCCCACGACTACTGCAGCTACGCCGACACCATTATGCCGCAGTTTCTTTTTGCGGCCGGCTTTGCGCTCCGGCTGAGCCTCGGGCGTCGCCTGGAAGCGGGCGGGAAGATGCCCTGGGGGCGGGCGCTCCGCCGAATTCTGGGGCTGGCGCTGGTCGCCGTGATCTGGTATTCGTTCTGTGACCTGCGTGGAATGATTGACAAGTTCAACACTCAGGATCTCGCCAGCGTTCTCTACAGCCAGGCGAAACGGGGCTGGTTTCAGACGCTGATGCACATCGCCGTGACTTCGCTCTGGATCCTGCCGGTGATCTCCGCCTCGGTCCGGGTGCGGATTGCCTATGCTGTGGCATCCGGCGTGCTGCATATCGTGCTGTCCTGGTGGTTCAATTTTGTGTGGGTGAACTCTGCCCCGAATGGAATCGACGGCGGTCCGCTCGGATTTCTGACATGGACCGTTCCCGCCATCTGCGGCACGCTGGCCTGCGACGCCGCCCGCGCAAGGGGAACCGCTGCCGTGCGCAGCCTGGCCCTGTGCGGAATCGGAGTCATGGCGCTGGCGTGGGGCATGTCCTGCGGGACAGTCCTCTACAACGTGCCGTTGGCTCGTGCTCAATCGACGGTCCTGCCGGCAGTTCCGTCCGGCACGATCGACGATTCCGGCGATCGGGACAGCATCGACGCCTTTCGGACCACGCCGCCGATCGTCGCACCAGCACCCGGAGTCACCAAACTGGCGCCCGATCCGGTTCTGCCGTCTCTCGAACGCCTGCGGGCCTGGGACGGCGGTCTGGTGGAACCTCCCTTCGTCCCCCCGCCCGACGCGATGCGACGTCAGTGGAACTACTGGATGATGAGCCAGCGGAGCGGCAATCTCTCGTATCCGACGTTCGCGGCGGGTCTGTCGCTGCTGCTCTATGCCGGGTTTCTGGGGGCCTGCGATGGTTGGGGATGGACCTTGGGAATCTTCCGTACGCTGGGAACCAACTCGCTGGCCGCTTATCTCCTGCACGACATTGCCGGCTGGACTGTCGCCATCTGGTTCCCCGAGTCCTCTCCGTCGGTGCTCCTCACTCTGACCGGCTTTGCGTGCTTTACGGCGTCGGTCTACGCCGTCTGCCGGTTCCTGGAGTGGCGGGGCTGGTATCTCAGAGTCTGATTCGGGACGGGCCGCATTCGCTATTGCGGAACGCCGCTGCCGCCGAGCCGCCACAGCTTGCTCCCGGATCGAACGATCAACGCTCCGTGGACGGCGGCGACGCCATAGATCCGGCCTTCGAGCGTCAATGTGTTCTCCGCCAGTCGTTCCTTTTCCGGGCCAGCGCGATAAACGACGGTCTGGCCTCCCTTGGTGAAGAAGTAGACGCGATCCTCAACCGCCAGCGGCGAGGCCCAGCAGGAGTCGGGGAGCCGCTCGTTCCAGAGCGTCTTTCCACTTCGGGGATCCACCGCGTAGAGAACGCCCGCCTTGCTCACGAACCACGCCGTTCCCCTCGCCAGCAGCGGCGATGCAAATGAGGATGTGACGTCCTCGGATCGCCACTGGACTGCCGTCGCAGAAACATCCCCCTGGCCCCCCGGCTGCACGGCAAGATTCTGGTTCGCCTTGCTGGAGCCGACGAGGACGACATCGCCGATACAGGTCGGCGAATTCGTCGTGTTGCCGTCGACGCCCTCGACCCGCCAGACCCGCTCACCGGTCTCCGCCCGATACCCCTCGACGGCCCCGTTCGAACTGACGACGATCTCGGTCGAGTCGCCGACCGTGCGGATGGCCGGCGTGGACCACGACGTCCGGGATTTGCGGTCGACTTTCCAGCGGTTGTCTCCGCTGGCCTTGTCGGCGGCGAGGAGATACGACGGGCCCGCATGGTCGATCAGCACAATCACGCTGTTGCCCGCGGCCGTCAACGAAGACCCGATGCCGTGGTTTCCCTGGAACTCGCCGTATTCTTTGACCAGCGACCGCTGCCAGACCGGCTCGCCGGCATGTGTCAGCGCCAGCAGGTCGCCGCTTTCAAAGAACGCGTAAACCCGGTCGGCATCGACGACCGGCGTGGGGGCGCCCCGGCTGACATAGTCGCTGACTTTGACCTTCTGCGTCGCCGGAAACTCGCGGGACCAGACCTGCTGGCCGTCGGCGAGTGAAAAAGCCGAGACGACGATCATTTCCTTTTCCTCTCCCTTTGCGGAGGTGACGAAGATCTGATCTCCCCAGACGACGGGGCTTGATTGACCATAGCCCGGAATTTCGGCGGTCCAGGCGACGTGCTCGGTATCGCTCCAGGTCAGCGGGAGTTGACGGGCTGCTGTCGTGCTTGTCCCGTCGCCACGAAAACCTGGCCAGTGTTCGCCCGGGGTGGCGGACGCGATTGCGAAAAACAGTCCATACAGAATGCCGTCGAGCATGGAACAGTCACTTTCCAGAAGCGGGCGTATGGGAGGAACGTGCGAGGCGCCGTCGGCGACGGGTCACCGGCTGACTGCGGTCGTGGCCGTTCGGGCCAGCAGACGCGGTTCGGACAGTTCCAGCCGTTGTGTCGACCGCGTCTCCCTGCCGGTGTTGATGGCGGCCCACCACAGGCTTGGAACTGCGACGCCGTCGACGAATTTCCATTCGGTGTGAACCTGCCGGCTGCTGATCAGGTCTCCCGTCGCTTTGTCCCACGTCGTCACCGCAAAGTCCTGCGGCAGGTGCTTTCCGTCCGGGGTCCGCAGGACGTCGGAAACGCTGATGACGAAGTGCGTCTTCTCGGTGAAACGATGGACTTCCGTCATGACGTCGCCCCGGACGCGCCACTGGCTTTTCTCGGCCGGATCCTTGGAGCGGATGAGACGCCCCATCGGGTGCGTCGCGTCGTCATCCGCAAATTCGACGTTAAGGTTAGCGTCACTGTCAGCCAGTCGATGGCCGACCAGCGAGTCGAGCGTCCGTGTGATCCACTCGAAGCCCTCGGAATTCGACAGGTCGAGCTTCAACTTGCCATCGGCGGCGACTGTGACATGCCCCGATACGCTCCGCCCGTTCGTTGCCGCCGTCAGCTTTGCTTCAAAGCCGGGGAATGCGTGCCAGGCGACCCGCCCGTCGTGACCAGCCTGCATGAGCTGAGCTGCGGTCGGCTCGGCGGCGACCGCCTGCGTAAGCCAGAGGGCCATTGCCACGAAGCCGCCGGCGGAGAGCCAGTAGCCAACCGCAGTCATGAGTGATTGACGGGAGGAATGAAACATCATGGATCGCGACTTTCCGGGGAGTGAGAGGAGATTTCGGTCGTCCGAGTTCCCGACGGCCCGTCGATGTTGCGCCCCGGTCCTCCATGGTGATGGAGCGCAAAGAGAGCGGCAGCAGCGGGGACGTGAACGGAGAGGGCCGATCACGGGGCGTGGTCAGTCACAACAGGCGGAGCCGGTTGGACGCAGGCGTTGGCGAGCGGGCTGCCGGTAAGGTCGCTGGCTGGCGATGAGACTGAGATTCAATCTCAGTGTCGGCAGTTTATGCCCCCAAGGGGGGCGTTGCAAGCCTCGGCCTTGCGATTCCCTCTGCGCCGAGCTCCGCATCGGTCGGTTGCCGGCTCAACTCCGGGACGGACGTTCGGCTGGAGAAAGTCGGCTCAAGATCGGCGCGGTCGCCAGGGTCGTCGCCAGCGCCATCAGGACCATCATGGCAAACAGCTCGGGCGAAATGATTTTCAGCGACAGGCCAACATTCAGGACGATCAGTTCCATCAGGCCCCGCGTATTCATCAGGATGCCCAGCGCGGCCGATGTTCGCCAATCCAGCCCGACGGCGCGGGAAGCCACCAGGGTGCCTCCCAGCTTGCCGATGGTGGCGACAAGAATGATCGCAGCGCACATCAGCCAGCGATCCGTTCCGACGATCAGCCCGATTTGAGTATTCATGCCGGTAATTGCGAAAAACGCCGGAAGGAACAGGACTGTAACCACCATGCGCAGTTGATTGGTCAGCGATTTCGCCAGCGCGCTGTCGTGCGGAATCATGGAGCCGAAGAGAAACGCGCCAAACACCGCATGGATGCCGATGATCTCCGTGGTGAGGGAGGCCATCAAGAGCCCAATCAGCACCAGCGGCCCGGCGCGCAGCTCCGATTTGCAATGTGTGGTCCAGGCGATCCAGTTGCGGATCAGCGGCTGTACAACGCCAATCATCACCCCCAGGAAGAGCACGGTTGCAGCCGCAATCGTCACGGCATCTCCCACCCGTGCCTGAGCGACGCCCACGACGAATGCGAGCAGCCACCACGCCGTCACGTCGTCGGCCGCAGCGCAACTCAGAGCGATGACTCCCAGATCGGATTTGTCGAGCCCCCGGTCCGTCAGAATGCGCGCCAGGACCGGAAATGCGGTGATCGACATTGCGACGGCCAGGAACAGCGCAAAGCTTGTAAACGGAACGTCGCTGCTGGACAGGACCGGGTATAGCCAGAGCGCCAGAACCCCGCCGAGCACGAATGGCAGCACGATACTGGCATGAGAGATCGCCACAGCAATGTGGGCGTTGCGACCGACTTTTTCCAGATTCAGTTCCAGGCCGACCACGAACATGTAGAGCACAATGCCCAGTTGGGCCACGACGTTCAATGCCGCCACCACCAGCCCCTGCGGATCGGTCTCCGGGCCGGGAATGAACCAGTGCATGGCTTCCGGCGAGATCGCACCGAGGACGGACGGTCCCAGCAGGATCCCGGCGATCACTTCGCCGATGACGGCCGGTTGGCCAATGCGTCGGAACAGCCAGGCCAGCAGGTTTCCCAGGCCGATGACCGCGGTCAGCGTGGTCATCACATGCACGACCACATTGACGTGCCGGGAACTTTCGAAGACCGCCGCGGCTTTTGCATTTGCCGCAGGGACCGACAGCTCCTCGTGAAACCGGCAGATGCCCCAGAAAATCCCGACGGCGGCAATCAGCAACAGCAGATAAACCGGCAATACGGCGATCGAGGGTCGGCGGATCGAGCCGGATTCACTCATCGCTGCCGGCTTCCGCTGCAACGGGCCGGGCAGCGGCCAGCGTCGCCAGCTCCTGCTCGCGTTCCGCCCGCATTTCATCCATCAGCGGCCAGAGCACGTCGACGTCGTCCTTGAACACGTCGCCGATCAGAACGTCCGTCACGTAGTCCTTCAGGTGCGGGTGCCGTCGGACAAACCGGCCGAAGCTGAATCCGTTGTAAAACTCCATCACCAGCCGCTGCATACGGTCCACGCCTCGGACAAATGCCGGTTCCCAGTCGCCGATCTGGTCGGCGGACGTGTCGTTCTTCGACAGACCGGTGCAGATCGAGTCGGCGGCGAGTTGTCCCGACTTGAGCGCCATCAGCACTCCCGAGGAGTACAGGGGATCCAGGAAGCCGTAGGCGTCTCCGACGAGCACCCAGCCGTCGCCCGCCGCCCTGCGGGAACGGTAGGAGTATTCTTTCTGGGCGCGGAAGATGTCGCAGCGCTCGGCGTTGGCGATTCGCGGCTGCACTCCCGGGCACCTGGCGACTTCTTGAAAGAAGATCTCTTCGAAGTCGGTGGTTCCGCGATCGCGGAACAGGTAGTCGTGTCCTCCCACCACGCCGACGCTGACGACGTCATCGTGAAGGGGGATGTACCAGAACCAGGCTTTTTTGTCCTTAACCTGCAGGACGATCGTGGCGCCTTCGTCGCGGCCGGTATCCCGGAACGCCCCCTTCCAGTAGGTCCAGACGGCGGCCTTCTTCAGTTCCGGGTACCACTCGCGCAGGCCGAGTTTGCCGATCAGCATCGACTGCTGGCCGGTGGCGTCGACCACGACTTTCGCACGGACTTCGCGTGAGGCGGACTCGCCATCGAGCGTGACGCGAACGCCGACGGCGCGATCGCCGTCGAACAGGACGTCGTGGACTCGGGCGCCTTCATGGGCTTCCACTCCCTGCTCGCGGGCGTTCTCCAGCATGAGTTGGTCAAACTCGCTCCGGCGGACCTGCCAGGTCTGCGAGGATTCGTGGGGCCGGTGGTCGCAGAAATAGAAGGGTTCGGACAGCCGGCCCTTGTCGGTCACAAATTGCACGCTGTACTTGCGGACGAAGTGACTTCCCTTGAGTTTGTCGAGCATTTTCAGGCGATCGAGGACCCAGTAGGTCTGCGGGATCAGCGATTCGCCGATGTGAAAGCGAGGGAAGTGGTCGCGCTCGTAGAGGACGACGCGGTATCCCTGCTGGGCGATCAGCGTCGCGGTCGTCGTTCCTGCCGGTCCGCCGCCGATCACGACGACATCGTATTGCTGGGCATTGGAAGGCATGGAGGTCTCCTGGGGATGTCGTTGCGGGGGAATATCGGCAAAATACTTGTCGAAACAAGTCTTGTCAAGACATCTGTTTCGGCCAGCGAGTTCTTTGGGCGTTCGCGATTGTGGAATTGGAATCCAAATATTAACGGATCTTGGCCGGCTCGATCATCAATTTCGGCGTCAGGCGGCGAAAGATGGGTGACGGGATCGCCGCGCCAGGGGTCGCTGATCGCTGCTGGGCATTGTGTATGCGGCCGATGTCTCTCGGAGGCCGCTGGTGAGTTCGGGATACTGATTCTGAGGAGGTGTAAACGAAAACACACCAGGCATGACAGCCTGGTGTGTTCTCAAAATTGTGAAGCGAACTGCTGTTGCGACGAATCGGGCAATCAGCCAGTTCTATACGAGGCCGGCGGGGCTCGAACCCGTAACCTCCGGATCGACAGTCCGGTGCTCTAACCAATTGAGCTACGGCCCCAACACGTGGCGTCAACCGCGTGCGGTGGGCTGATTCTACAGCCCGACAGACACCCGTCAAGCGACCGGGTTCATTCCGCAGCGAGGAAAATCTCAGAAGTCGAATCTCCTGCTGACAGAACAGGTTGTCGAGGTCTTGCTCGAAAGCTTCATGAGACGCTTCGGGGCTGCTGGCCGGCATTTTCCGGCTCCAGAACTTGCCTTTCGGCAATCTTGGCGTCAGGCCACCTGTTTCCGCAGAAGATCTGCGGCGACTGAGGGGATTTCGGTGGCGGGAGCAAAGTTGTTCTCGACGCCTTTAAGGGTTGCGCGAAAACTGTGCTGTCGTGCTTGTTTTCTTGGCGGTCCTGGTGGTGGCTGCTCGCTAGGAAATCCGTCGATTCCTGCTAGAGTCTGAGGCAGTTGAAACTCCATCAATGGCGGCACGCTGGTTGCACTCTCATCGGGCACTGGGTGACCACCAGGATTGGCCCCTCCACCGTTACAGCAGGAAAGTGAGAACATGAGCGGCAGCAGTGCGCGGCTGAATGCAATCTCGGCAGTGACGAATTACAAGCCCCTTTCGGCCCCATTGAGTTTTGCGGAAACTCCGGCTGGAGAAGTGTTTGGGACAAATGTCTTCAGCATCAAGGTTATGAAGGACCGGCTGCCGAAGAGCATCTTCAAATCGGTGATGAAGACTCTCGAAGCGGGAGAACCGCTCGACGGCTCCGTTGCCGATACGGTTGCGGCCGCGATGAAGGATTGGGCGATCGAGAAGGGGGCGACGCACTACGCCCACGTGTTCTATCCGCTGACCGGATTGTCGGCCGAGAAGCACGACAGTTTTTTGTCGCCGGACGGGACTGGCGGCGCGATCGCCGAGTTCAGCGGCTCGCAGTTGATTCAAGGTGAGCCGGATGCGTCGAGTTTCCCGTCGGGCGGTATTCGCGCGACGTTCGAAGCCCGCGGTTACACTGCGTGGGATGTGACGAGCCCGGCGTACATTCTGGAGAATCCGAACGGAACGACGCTCTGCATCCCGACGGCGTTTTTCTCATGGACCGGCGAAGCGCTGGACAAGAAGACTCCGCTGCTGCGTTCGATGAAGGCGCTGAACACTCAGGCCCAGCGAATCCTGAAGCTGTTCGGCCACAAGAATGTAGCGATGGTGACGGCCACGTGCGGTCCCGAGCAGGAATACTTCCTGATCGATCGGAACTTCTACTTCGCCCGTCCGGATCTGATTGCCGCTGGCAGGACGCTGTTCGGGGCGCCGCCTCCGAAGGGTCAGGAGTTTGCCGATCAGTATTTCGGGTCGATTCCGGATCGCGTGCTGGCCTGCATGCTGGAGACCGAGCGGGAACTGTACAAGCTTGGAGTGCCGGTCAAAACCCGCCACAACGAAGTGGCGCCGAGCCAGTACGAAATCGCTCCGATGTACGAGAACGCCAACGTGGCGGCGGATCATCAGCAGATCCTGATGCTCACGCTCAAGCGCGTGGCTGAAAAGTACGGCATGACGTGTATCCTGCACGAGAAGCCGTTTGCCGGCGTCAACGGATCGGGAAAGCACCTCAACTGGTCGCTGGGTAGCTCCACTCAGGGCAATTTGCTGGAACCGGGTAAGACACCGCACGAGAACATGCAGTTCCTCGTGTTTTGCGCGGCGGTGATCCGCGCGGTGCATAAGCACTCGACGCTGCTGCGGGCCGTTGTGGCGCATGCCGGCAACGATCATCGGCTGGGAGCGAACGAGGCCCCCCCCGCGATTATCTCGATCTTCCTCGGCGAGCAACTGGCCGATGTGTTCGAGCAGATCAAGCAGTCCGGCTCCGCAACGAGCAGCAAGCAGCCTGGCGTGATGACCGTGGGCGTCGATACGTTGCCGCCGTTGCCGAAGGACGCCGGGGATCGCAACCGCACGAGTCCGTTTGCGTTTAC harbors:
- a CDS encoding ABC-F family ATP-binding cassette domain-containing protein, which produces MAVLMQIRNAHKNYGSQVLLDGAEAALTEDVKVGFVGRNGAGKSTLLRILLGEEELDQGEVTRSNNLRLGYLRQHDPFKPGETALEFLMRDSGQPDWKCGEVAGQFELKGAYLDGPIAKLSGGWQTRVKLAALLLHEPNLLLLDEPTNFLDLRTQILLEHFLRNYREACLIVSHDRSFLQETCTHTLDLTRGKLTMFPGKIEAYLEYQRDQKEHKERSNAAVLAKRKHLEEFIAKNKARASTATQARSKSKQLERLETIEIEADEPTACIRAPQVDPRQGPAVRCRDVAIGYAERKIADDITLEIDHGTRAAIVGDNGQGKTTFLRTLVDSLKPLAGDVRWGHGCQIGVYAQHVYTSLPEKQTVLDYLYAQAAPGTRDQQILDLAGAMLFRGEAVQKKVSVLSGGERARLCMAGLLLSQCNVLILDEPGNHLDVDTIEALAEALIAYKGTVIFTSHDRHFMKRVANCIIEVRDGRVTLYGGQYDAYLYSVNKEIEEGEREEAARRAKVPPVPGRESTPVAKGPKKNERELRKEMSTVEKTIARLDDEKKKVHAALMQATDAIEAMRLHDEQEAIAAQLVDAEERWCELQAELEE
- a CDS encoding PQQ-binding-like beta-propeller repeat protein encodes the protein MLDGILYGLFFAIASATPGEHWPGFRGDGTSTTAARQLPLTWSDTEHVAWTAEIPGYGQSSPVVWGDQIFVTSAKGEEKEMIVVSAFSLADGQQVWSREFPATQKVKVSDYVSRGAPTPVVDADRVYAFFESGDLLALTHAGEPVWQRSLVKEYGEFQGNHGIGSSLTAAGNSVIVLIDHAGPSYLLAADKASGDNRWKVDRKSRTSWSTPAIRTVGDSTEIVVSSNGAVEGYRAETGERVWRVEGVDGNTTNSPTCIGDVVLVGSSKANQNLAVQPGGQGDVSATAVQWRSEDVTSSFASPLLARGTAWFVSKAGVLYAVDPRSGKTLWNERLPDSCWASPLAVEDRVYFFTKGGQTVVYRAGPEKERLAENTLTLEGRIYGVAAVHGALIVRSGSKLWRLGGSGVPQ
- a CDS encoding DUF3386 family protein, whose amino-acid sequence is MMFHSSRQSLMTAVGYWLSAGGFVAMALWLTQAVAAEPTAAQLMQAGHDGRVAWHAFPGFEAKLTAATNGRSVSGHVTVAADGKLKLDLSNSEGFEWITRTLDSLVGHRLADSDANLNVEFADDDATHPMGRLIRSKDPAEKSQWRVRGDVMTEVHRFTEKTHFVISVSDVLRTPDGKHLPQDFAVTTWDKATGDLISSRQVHTEWKFVDGVAVPSLWWAAINTGRETRSTQRLELSEPRLLARTATTAVSR
- a CDS encoding cation:proton antiporter; this translates as MSESGSIRRPSIAVLPVYLLLLIAAVGIFWGICRFHEELSVPAANAKAAAVFESSRHVNVVVHVMTTLTAVIGLGNLLAWLFRRIGQPAVIGEVIAGILLGPSVLGAISPEAMHWFIPGPETDPQGLVVAALNVVAQLGIVLYMFVVGLELNLEKVGRNAHIAVAISHASIVLPFVLGGVLALWLYPVLSSSDVPFTSFALFLAVAMSITAFPVLARILTDRGLDKSDLGVIALSCAAADDVTAWWLLAFVVGVAQARVGDAVTIAAATVLFLGVMIGVVQPLIRNWIAWTTHCKSELRAGPLVLIGLLMASLTTEIIGIHAVFGAFLFGSMIPHDSALAKSLTNQLRMVVTVLFLPAFFAITGMNTQIGLIVGTDRWLMCAAIILVATIGKLGGTLVASRAVGLDWRTSAALGILMNTRGLMELIVLNVGLSLKIISPELFAMMVLMALATTLATAPILSRLSPAERPSRS
- a CDS encoding NAD(P)/FAD-dependent oxidoreductase; translation: MPSNAQQYDVVVIGGGPAGTTTATLIAQQGYRVVLYERDHFPRFHIGESLIPQTYWVLDRLKMLDKLKGSHFVRKYSVQFVTDKGRLSEPFYFCDHRPHESSQTWQVRRSEFDQLMLENAREQGVEAHEGARVHDVLFDGDRAVGVRVTLDGESASREVRAKVVVDATGQQSMLIGKLGLREWYPELKKAAVWTYWKGAFRDTGRDEGATIVLQVKDKKAWFWYIPLHDDVVSVGVVGGHDYLFRDRGTTDFEEIFFQEVARCPGVQPRIANAERCDIFRAQKEYSYRSRRAAGDGWVLVGDAYGFLDPLYSSGVLMALKSGQLAADSICTGLSKNDTSADQIGDWEPAFVRGVDRMQRLVMEFYNGFSFGRFVRRHPHLKDYVTDVLIGDVFKDDVDVLWPLMDEMRAEREQELATLAAARPVAAEAGSDE
- a CDS encoding glutamine synthetase III, which gives rise to MSGSSARLNAISAVTNYKPLSAPLSFAETPAGEVFGTNVFSIKVMKDRLPKSIFKSVMKTLEAGEPLDGSVADTVAAAMKDWAIEKGATHYAHVFYPLTGLSAEKHDSFLSPDGTGGAIAEFSGSQLIQGEPDASSFPSGGIRATFEARGYTAWDVTSPAYILENPNGTTLCIPTAFFSWTGEALDKKTPLLRSMKALNTQAQRILKLFGHKNVAMVTATCGPEQEYFLIDRNFYFARPDLIAAGRTLFGAPPPKGQEFADQYFGSIPDRVLACMLETERELYKLGVPVKTRHNEVAPSQYEIAPMYENANVAADHQQILMLTLKRVAEKYGMTCILHEKPFAGVNGSGKHLNWSLGSSTQGNLLEPGKTPHENMQFLVFCAAVIRAVHKHSTLLRAVVAHAGNDHRLGANEAPPAIISIFLGEQLADVFEQIKQSGSATSSKQPGVMTVGVDTLPPLPKDAGDRNRTSPFAFTGNKFEFRAVGSAQSLSGPLVALNTIMTESLDDIATELEKATGGDPSKLAPAVQTLLKNIINEHGAVVFNGDGYSEEWQQEAAKRGLPNLKQTVDALSSITNPAVISMFEKYKVLSKRELESRQEIYFEQYVLTLNVEANVAHEVAKTTIYPAAVRYQSELASAAANCKAAGVAFDVAILDKVSGLIKSLLEKIGALEQLLPGHGGHGVANPTEAAMKCAKEIKPALNGLRQVVDELEGVVADDYWPLPTYAEMLFIK